The DNA window GCGCCGGCACGTTCGCGAACCGGCTGCGATGATCCGGCTTCGTGTTGAACGCGGCTCTTCTGACTGCTAACTGTTTTCAGGCCGGCGAGACGAACGAGGGCGCGCGCCTACGACGACCGGCCTCAGAGAAAATGGGGAACGCACACATGACAGTTTCGCTCCGCACGCGGCTTCCGGCCGCCGCGCTGTTTCTTTCCGCCGTGTTGGCGGCCGGCACCGCCGTGGCAGCCGGCAAGATCGCGGTGATCACGCCCTATCTCGCCCAGCCGGGCACCCAGTTCTATGTCGAGGCCTTCCAGGCGGCGGCCAAGGACAAGGCGTGGGACGTCAATGTCATCGACACCAAGGGCGATGTGGCCGCGGTCATCTCGCGCCTCGAGGACGCGGCGACGCAGAAGGTCGACGCGGTGGTGATCAATGTCGATCCGGCTCAGGTCGAGGCGGGTCTGGCCGCCGTCAAGGACGCCGGCATCCCGGTGGTCGGCATGGACGCCGGCGCCAGCCCCTATCTCGTCACCAACGTCACATCCAATGGCTATGCCATGGCGGCCGACACCGCCGCCTATGTCGCCAATCGGATCGGTGGCAAGGGCAACGTCGTGATGTTCGTGTTCGACGCCTTCCCACCGGTTCAGGTGCGCGGTGTGATCGCCGACGCCGTCTTCGGCAACAACCCCGACATCAAGGTGCTCGATCGGGTAACCCCCGACGTTTCGGACGGTGGCATTGCCGACAGCCGCGCCAAGATGGAGGCCCTGCTCGCCGCCCATCCCGACAAGGGGTCGATCTCGGCCGTCTGGGCGGCCTGGGATCAGCCGGCAATCGGCGCGCTGCAGGCAATCGAGGCGGCGGGCCGCCAGAACGAGGGCATCGTCATCACCGGCATCGACGCCAACCCGCAGGCGCGTGAAGCAATCGCCGCCGGTGGCAACTTCGAGGCGTCGATGGCGCAGGATTTTCATGGTATCGGCAAGGCCGCGGCCGAGGCCGTCGCCCAGACGCTAGCCGGCAAGCCGCCGAAATCGTCGGTCATCTATGTACCGACCAAGCTGATCACCGCCGACAACGTCAAGGATTGACGGCGTTCTGTAACGACGGATGGCGGCATTGCCGCCGTCCCGACCAGAGTTTTTCTCATGACGCTGCTTTCGATCCGCAATCTCGACAAGAGCTTCGCCGGCGCCCGGGCGCTCGGCGGCGCTTGCCTTGAGGTCCGGGCCGGCGAAGTACATGCCCTGATGGGCGAGAACGGCGCCGGAAAATCGACGTTGATCAAGGTTCTGGCCGGGGTGGTGAAGCCCGATGCCGGGGTGATCGAGATCGACGGCGCGTCGGTTGCCATCGCCTCGCCGGCCGATGCCCTCCGCCTCGGCCTGCGCTTCATTCACCAGGAACTGTCGGTGGTGCCGCACCTGTCGGTCGCCGAAAACATCTTCCTCGGCCGTGACTATCCGCGCCGCTGGCGCTTCATGATCGATTGGGATGGTCTCAACCGCGCGGCGGCCGCCGTGCTCGCCGGCCTCGGCGTCAGCCATATCAATCCGGCGCGCAAGATGGCCCGCCTGTCGATCGGCGACCAGATGCTGGTCAAGATCGCCACCGCCTTTCAGGACGCCAGTGTCGAGGGGGGCGTGCCGGCCCGCCTCTATGTGATGGACGAACCGACGGCGGCGCTATCGGCCGAGGAATCGCAACGCCTGTTCGCGGTGATTCGCCGGCTGCGAGCCGACGGCGCCGGCATCATCTACGTGTCGCATCGGCTTGATGAGGTGATGGAACTTGCCGACCGCCTCACGGTGCTGCGCGACGGCGCAACGGTAGCGACCCGCGACATCGCCGGTCTCCAGAAGATCGAGGTGATCGAGCTGATGATCGGCCGTCGGTTTGCCGAGGGCTACCCGCCTCGCCTCGCGCCGGTGTCCGACGCGGTCGCGCTCAGTGTCCAGCACCTGTCCACAGCTTATCTACAGGATGTGTCCTTCGAAGTGCACAGGGGCGAGATCCTTGGTCTGGCCGGACTCGAAGGCGCAGGACAGAGCGAGGTCATCCGGGCGATCGTCGGCGCCGACGGTGGTCATGATGGGGCCATCAGCCTCGCCGGCCGGCCGGTGAAGATCGACGAGCCGGTATCCGCTTGGGCCAAGGGGCTTGCGTTTCTGCCACGCGAGCGACGCCAGGAAGGGCTGGTGTCGTCGGCGTCGATTGCCGGCAACGTGTCGCTGCCTCATCTCGATGATCTCGTCCGCTTCGGCCTTGTCCTCGACCGCGCGGCGGAAGCCGAGCAGGCCGTGAAACTCGGCCGGCAGGTGAAGCTCAAGGCCAAGGGCCCCCGGCAGAAGGTGCGCGAGCTCTCCGGCGGCAATCAGCAGAAGGTGGTGTTCGCCCGGGCGATTGCCGGCCAGCCCGAGGTGTTGCTGCTCGACGAGCCGACGCGTGGTGTCGATGTCGGCGCCCGCTACGACATCCACGCCTTGCTGCGCGACCTGACGGCCGAGGGTAAAGCGGTGGTGCTTGCTTCGTCCGATCTGCCGGAACTCGTCTACATGGCCGACCGCGTCATCGTCTTCCGCGATGGCAAGGTGGCAATCACCGTTTCCACCGAGGGCCTCGACCAAGCTGGCCTTGCCGCCCTTTGCTTCGGCGCGCCGGCTGCGCCCTCCGCTTGAAGGAACCTCCCGTGGCTTCCGCGCTCAAGACCTACGGCACGCTGATTGGCTTTGTCCTCGTCGTCGTTTTCTTCTGGATCGAGATACCCGATACCTTCATGACGGCGAAGAACTGGCTGAACATCAGCCAGCAGGTGTCGATGCTGGCGGTGGTCGCCTTCACGATGACCATCGTCATGGTGATGGGCGATTTCGATCTGTCCGTCGGCTCGATGGCCTCGCTGGCCGGCATCGTGGCGGCGCTCGCCTTCCACGATGGCTATGGCGTGTGGGCCGGCGTGGCGCTGGCGCTCGTTATCGGTCTTGCCGGCGGGCTCCTCAACGGTGCGCTCGTCGCCTATGTCGGCATCCTGCCCTTCGTGGCAACGCTCGGCACGCTGACCATATACAGCGGCCTTGCCTTTCTGGTGTCCGGCGGCAAGACCATCTTCGGGCGCGATATTCCCGCCGGCTTTTCGGGCTTTGCCCGTTCCGGCATTCCGCTCTCGGATACGGTGAGCCTGCCGAGTTTGACGATTGTCGCGGCCTTGGTGCTTCTGGCCGTCTGGTTCGTGCTGGAGCAGACGACGTTCGGCCGCCGGCTTTACGCCATCGGCGGCAACAAGGAGGCGGCGCGCCTTGCCGGCATCCGGGTCAAGCGGTTGCGCTTTTTTGCCTTCGGGCTCAGCGGGCTCGGCGCGGCGACGGCCGGCCTGATGTATGCGAGCCGGGTGGCGTCCGCCAATCCGACGCAGGGCTCGGGCCTGATGCTCGACGCCATCGCCGCCGTCTTCCTCGGCATGACCATGAGCGAGGAGGGCGAACCGCATGTGCTGGCAACGCTCGTCGGTGTGCTGATCCTCGGCGTGCTCGGCAATGGCCTCACCCAGATGAGCATCGACAGCTATGTGCGCGAGGTGTTGATCGGCACGATCATCGTGCTGGCCGTCGCGACCTCGTCGATCGGCAAGGCGAGAAGCTGAGATGAAAACGCCGCCGGGGCAAGCCGACGGCGCTTCGCAGTTGTTGGATCTTCAGATCCGGACGCCATCGGTCATCAGGCCGCGTACCAGGCTGCCGGAGGTCGGCAGCAGCGGGATCAGGCAAGCCTGCACCGAATGATAGATATCGGGCCGGCCGTAGAACGGGTTGGTGGCCGGCCGGTTTTCCGCGTCGAGCTGCGGGATGAAGGCGCCGGTCGCCCGGTCGATCAGATGATCGGCGGTAAAGCCCCAGATGCGGCGGTACCATTCCTCATAGAAGGCATCGCCGGTAATCGACGCCAGGAAATGGGCGGCTCCAATACCCTCGCAGCAGGGCCACCAGAAGCGGTCGGGCACCGACGGCTTGCCGTCCCAGCCGACGGTGTAATAGAAGCCGCCGCGCTCACTGTCCCAACCTTCGCTGACGGCGAGGCGGAAGAGGCTCTTGGCTGCCTCCGGCAGCCAGCCGAGTTTGCGGCCGCCGAGCTCCCAGAGCTGGAGGAGAAGGCGCGCCCATTCCAGCCAGTGGCCAGGCGTCGAGCCGTAGGGCTTGAACATCGGGTTGCCGACATGCTCGAGCGTCACGTTCCATTGGCCGTCGAAATGCTCGGGCAGACGCCAGCTGTTGTGCGCGGCGAAGCGGTCGACGATCAACTCGGCGATGCTTACGGCTTTGCGAAGATAGGTGGTGTCGCTGGTCACCTCGAAGGCCGCCATCAGCGACTCGGTGAGGTGCATGTTGGAATTCTGGCCACGGTAGTCGCCGATCGGCTGCCAGTCGGCGGTGAATTCCTCGGCGACGGCACCCGGCTCCGCCTCCCAGAAGCGAGACACCAGGATTTCGGTGACGTCGGCGATCAGCCTTTCAGCGTCGGGATGGCCGGCTGCCTTCGCCGTGGCGCCGGCAAGCAGGACGTGGGCATGGCCGTAGGCTTGCTTGGTGGGGTCGGTCAACGTGCCGTAGCCGACGCCCCAGTGATAACCACCGTTCGTCGCGTCGCGGTGGCCATTCCAGAGGAAATCCATGCCTTGGTCGACGATGGCGTCGGCGCCTGGCCGGCCCATCAGCGAGGCGATGCCGAAGGCGTGCACGAGACGCGTGGTGATATGGAGGTTGCGCGATGGCGGCAGGCCACCATCGGCGCCCGGCGCCATCGGCCGTCCGGCCTCGTCGAGTTCAAAATAGCCACCCAGCGGATTGCGGCAGCCTGCTTCGAAGAAAGAAAAGAGCGCGTCGGCGCGGCCGAGCAGCCATAAACGATGGGGCGCGCGCTCAATCCAGCGGCTGCGCGCGGCGGATTTCATTTCCCTGAGCATGTCTTCTCCTCCCGGACGGCGGTGCGTCGGTTCCTTCTTTTTTAGCACCGCCAATCGCCGGGACAACTTCAGGAGATCACAGAGCTCAGCCTTTCGTTGGAAATGGTTGATTACTCGATCGGCCGCAGCTCGAGGAGAAGGGCGGTTTCTGGTTTTTGCATCGGCAATGGCAGGCCGGCGCTTGCCAGCGCCGCCGCGCTGAAGGTCATCTCACCAGAGATAAGCTTCATCTGGCCGTCGCTCACCCGGATGAACCCGGAGGGGCAATCACCGTGGGCGGCGGCGATCCGCCACATCCGTTCGGGCGCGCCCGGCAGGCGAAGAACCAGCGGTTCCGGCTGCTCGGCGATCATGGAGGGTCCCTGCGCCACGAAGACGGCGGCATGATCGGGCATCATGGCGCCCCAGACATAGCGGCCGTCGCGTGGGTCGAGGTTGAAATTGGCGCCCGGCGCGTGCAGCAGCGGCCTCAGGCGCTTGTGAAGCGCGATGAAGCCTGCGAGCTCCGTGCGTTCGGCGGCGCTCATGTCGAGCGGGTTCAGTTCGACGCCGAGGTGGTAGGCCATCGCCACCAGCGCGCGGAAGGTCAGCGACAGCGTCCGACCGCTCTGGTGGCTTGGGTTGGCCGAGACGTGGGCACCCATGATTTCCGGCGGCAGGAACAGGCTGGCACCGCGCTGGATCTCCAGCCGATCGAGGGCATCGGTGCAATCCGATGTCCAGAC is part of the Pleomorphomonas sp. PLEO genome and encodes:
- a CDS encoding substrate-binding domain-containing protein, which codes for MTVSLRTRLPAAALFLSAVLAAGTAVAAGKIAVITPYLAQPGTQFYVEAFQAAAKDKAWDVNVIDTKGDVAAVISRLEDAATQKVDAVVINVDPAQVEAGLAAVKDAGIPVVGMDAGASPYLVTNVTSNGYAMAADTAAYVANRIGGKGNVVMFVFDAFPPVQVRGVIADAVFGNNPDIKVLDRVTPDVSDGGIADSRAKMEALLAAHPDKGSISAVWAAWDQPAIGALQAIEAAGRQNEGIVITGIDANPQAREAIAAGGNFEASMAQDFHGIGKAAAEAVAQTLAGKPPKSSVIYVPTKLITADNVKD
- a CDS encoding sugar ABC transporter ATP-binding protein, which codes for MTLLSIRNLDKSFAGARALGGACLEVRAGEVHALMGENGAGKSTLIKVLAGVVKPDAGVIEIDGASVAIASPADALRLGLRFIHQELSVVPHLSVAENIFLGRDYPRRWRFMIDWDGLNRAAAAVLAGLGVSHINPARKMARLSIGDQMLVKIATAFQDASVEGGVPARLYVMDEPTAALSAEESQRLFAVIRRLRADGAGIIYVSHRLDEVMELADRLTVLRDGATVATRDIAGLQKIEVIELMIGRRFAEGYPPRLAPVSDAVALSVQHLSTAYLQDVSFEVHRGEILGLAGLEGAGQSEVIRAIVGADGGHDGAISLAGRPVKIDEPVSAWAKGLAFLPRERRQEGLVSSASIAGNVSLPHLDDLVRFGLVLDRAAEAEQAVKLGRQVKLKAKGPRQKVRELSGGNQQKVVFARAIAGQPEVLLLDEPTRGVDVGARYDIHALLRDLTAEGKAVVLASSDLPELVYMADRVIVFRDGKVAITVSTEGLDQAGLAALCFGAPAAPSA
- a CDS encoding ABC transporter permease; translated protein: MASALKTYGTLIGFVLVVVFFWIEIPDTFMTAKNWLNISQQVSMLAVVAFTMTIVMVMGDFDLSVGSMASLAGIVAALAFHDGYGVWAGVALALVIGLAGGLLNGALVAYVGILPFVATLGTLTIYSGLAFLVSGGKTIFGRDIPAGFSGFARSGIPLSDTVSLPSLTIVAALVLLAVWFVLEQTTFGRRLYAIGGNKEAARLAGIRVKRLRFFAFGLSGLGAATAGLMYASRVASANPTQGSGLMLDAIAAVFLGMTMSEEGEPHVLATLVGVLILGVLGNGLTQMSIDSYVREVLIGTIIVLAVATSSIGKARS
- a CDS encoding AGE family epimerase/isomerase encodes the protein MLREMKSAARSRWIERAPHRLWLLGRADALFSFFEAGCRNPLGGYFELDEAGRPMAPGADGGLPPSRNLHITTRLVHAFGIASLMGRPGADAIVDQGMDFLWNGHRDATNGGYHWGVGYGTLTDPTKQAYGHAHVLLAGATAKAAGHPDAERLIADVTEILVSRFWEAEPGAVAEEFTADWQPIGDYRGQNSNMHLTESLMAAFEVTSDTTYLRKAVSIAELIVDRFAAHNSWRLPEHFDGQWNVTLEHVGNPMFKPYGSTPGHWLEWARLLLQLWELGGRKLGWLPEAAKSLFRLAVSEGWDSERGGFYYTVGWDGKPSVPDRFWWPCCEGIGAAHFLASITGDAFYEEWYRRIWGFTADHLIDRATGAFIPQLDAENRPATNPFYGRPDIYHSVQACLIPLLPTSGSLVRGLMTDGVRI